From Neobacillus sp. PS2-9, the proteins below share one genomic window:
- a CDS encoding MFS transporter, with amino-acid sequence MSQQAALPVKTPKASESTMFKILFIIGLCHLLNDAIQAVIPAMFPILEKSMGLSFTQLGIIAFSLNMVSSVMQPLVGFVTDKKPMPYALPIGLTFTLVGILGLGFASNFAWIVLAVVFIGLGSAVFHPEGSRVAYMAAGNRRGLAQSIYQVGGNTGQALAPLITALILVPLGQRGASWFTIVAALAVILLIYIAGWYNQRLNQSPKTAKGKRTGLDQKDGLSKEVKNTIVFILLLIFARTWYTSGMTNFYTFYAIKEYGLTIKQSQLFLFAFLVSGAIGTFFGGPLSDRFGKKQIISFSMLATVPFSFLIPYVPPTIAFIFLIFTGFILMTSFSVTVVYAQELVPGKIGTMSGLTVGLAFGMGAIGSVGLGYLADWIGLQSMITWLGVLPLLGLIAFLLPSDQKVWEWNQIK; translated from the coding sequence ATGAGTCAGCAAGCTGCTTTACCCGTTAAAACGCCAAAAGCCTCAGAGTCTACCATGTTTAAAATTCTCTTTATCATCGGGCTATGTCATTTATTGAATGATGCGATTCAGGCTGTTATACCAGCTATGTTTCCGATATTAGAGAAGTCGATGGGGTTAAGCTTCACCCAGCTAGGGATCATTGCTTTTTCATTAAATATGGTCTCCTCTGTCATGCAGCCACTAGTCGGGTTCGTAACTGACAAAAAGCCTATGCCATATGCTTTGCCAATAGGACTTACTTTTACTTTAGTTGGAATACTTGGATTAGGATTTGCTTCAAATTTTGCTTGGATTGTCTTAGCTGTTGTCTTCATTGGTCTCGGTTCAGCCGTGTTTCACCCTGAAGGCTCTAGGGTTGCCTATATGGCTGCAGGGAATCGCCGAGGTCTTGCTCAATCCATTTATCAAGTCGGCGGAAATACTGGTCAGGCATTGGCCCCACTTATTACAGCGCTTATTCTAGTCCCACTAGGACAGAGGGGTGCATCTTGGTTTACCATTGTTGCTGCTCTTGCTGTGATTTTATTGATTTATATTGCAGGTTGGTATAATCAGAGACTAAACCAATCTCCTAAAACAGCAAAAGGTAAAAGAACAGGGTTGGATCAAAAAGACGGGTTGTCCAAAGAAGTTAAAAATACAATCGTCTTTATCCTGTTACTTATCTTTGCTAGGACTTGGTACACATCCGGAATGACCAATTTCTATACATTTTATGCAATTAAAGAGTATGGACTTACCATTAAACAGTCTCAGCTTTTCTTATTTGCCTTTCTCGTATCGGGTGCAATTGGGACATTCTTTGGAGGTCCGCTTTCTGACCGTTTTGGAAAGAAACAGATTATTTCCTTTTCCATGCTGGCAACTGTTCCTTTTTCGTTTCTCATTCCTTATGTACCGCCAACAATCGCCTTTATCTTTTTGATTTTTACCGGATTTATTTTAATGACTAGTTTTTCTGTGACAGTTGTCTATGCACAAGAATTAGTTCCTGGAAAGATTGGGACAATGTCTGGTTTAACTGTAGGACTTGCATTTGGTATGGGGGCAATTGGTTCTGTGGGGTTAGGATACCTTGCTGACTGGATTGGTTTACAATCAATGATTACATGGCTGGGGGTACTCCCCTTACTCGGTTTAATCGCTTTTTTACTTCCATCTGATCAGAAGGTGTGGGAATGGAATCAAATAAAGTAA
- a CDS encoding hemerythrin domain-containing protein, protein MSGCMSGFGGMPQAELSEGLKQLKSEHPPLLEQLEKLYTLTQNIDQELNVEEDFIELIEQVKAFKAALDPHSEREEGVLFPMMGTYIGTTSGPIAVMEYEHDQAKTNIGSFLTNAEVTEASTEEKKRLAELIQNAYFILTEHFSKEENVLFPMAERMLTDEEKAELYKRIQEIK, encoded by the coding sequence ATGAGTGGTTGCATGAGTGGGTTTGGCGGTATGCCCCAAGCTGAATTAAGTGAAGGATTAAAACAACTTAAAAGTGAACATCCTCCATTATTAGAACAATTAGAGAAGCTATACACTTTAACACAAAACATTGACCAAGAGTTGAATGTTGAAGAAGATTTTATTGAATTAATTGAGCAGGTGAAAGCCTTTAAGGCAGCTTTAGACCCACATTCAGAAAGAGAAGAAGGCGTTCTTTTCCCAATGATGGGAACCTATATTGGAACAACCTCAGGACCTATTGCGGTAATGGAGTATGAACATGATCAAGCGAAAACCAATATCGGTTCTTTTCTAACAAATGCAGAAGTTACTGAAGCATCTACTGAAGAAAAGAAAAGGTTAGCTGAGTTAATCCAGAATGCCTATTTCATCTTAACCGAGCATTTCTCTAAAGAAGAAAATGTACTATTTCCAATGGCAGAAAGAATGCTAACAGATGAAGAAAAAGCTGAATTGTACAAAAGAATTCAAGAAATAAAGTAA
- a CDS encoding ferredoxin family protein produces the protein MSTKNIEEKQYLLRFKCDTKSHLTVLDHDVCMTQCPDKICTVFCPAEVYKWEGTRMQVGYEGCHECGSCRIGCPYQNIKWEYPKGGHGIVFRLA, from the coding sequence ATGTCAACGAAGAATATTGAAGAAAAACAGTATCTTCTCCGTTTTAAGTGTGACACGAAGTCTCATTTAACCGTACTTGATCATGATGTATGTATGACACAATGTCCCGATAAAATTTGCACAGTATTTTGCCCGGCAGAGGTGTATAAGTGGGAAGGAACAAGGATGCAGGTGGGCTACGAGGGTTGTCATGAATGCGGAAGCTGCCGTATAGGCTGTCCTTACCAAAACATCAAATGGGAGTATCCAAAGGGTGGACATGGAATAGTATTTAGACTTGCATAG
- a CDS encoding FAD-dependent oxidoreductase, with the protein MPEKFDVIVVGAGPAGTSCALTCAKNGLNVLLIERGEYPGAKNVMGGVLYRKQMEELIPEFWKEAPLERPVIEQRFWMMDKESVVSFGYKGLEWAVEPYNNFTVLRAQFDQWFAQKAVEAGALLINETVVTECIVENGKVVGVRTDRPDGEVYADVVVLADGVNSLLSKQLGFHKEFRPDEVALTVMEVVNLSKEKINDRFNLEDNQGCTIEVFGDSTKGNLGTAFIYTNKESINIGVGTTLSSMIKAKLKPYELLDYLKTHPMVKPLIAGGESAEYLAHLIPEGGYRSVPKVAGNGVVVIGDAAQLVNAIHREGSNMAMHSGMLAAETVIEAKHRGDYSESSLNLYREKLYDSFIIKDLEKYKDAAHTFEKYPQYFNEYVPMMNKAMSKFFTVDGTPKREKQKQIMKSVTSERGTIRVLQDIYRAWKAVK; encoded by the coding sequence ATGCCTGAGAAATTTGATGTGATTGTCGTTGGTGCGGGTCCTGCAGGAACTTCCTGTGCTCTGACTTGTGCGAAAAATGGATTAAACGTTTTGCTTATCGAAAGAGGAGAATATCCTGGTGCCAAAAACGTAATGGGCGGAGTGTTATATCGAAAGCAAATGGAAGAGTTGATTCCTGAATTTTGGAAGGAAGCACCTCTTGAGAGACCCGTGATTGAACAGCGCTTTTGGATGATGGATAAAGAATCTGTTGTTTCCTTCGGCTATAAAGGTCTTGAGTGGGCCGTAGAACCATATAATAACTTCACTGTTCTCCGAGCACAGTTTGACCAATGGTTCGCGCAAAAAGCAGTCGAGGCCGGAGCGCTCCTAATCAACGAAACGGTGGTTACCGAATGTATTGTTGAAAATGGCAAAGTAGTAGGTGTGCGAACGGACCGCCCAGATGGAGAGGTATATGCCGACGTCGTTGTACTTGCAGACGGAGTAAACTCACTCTTATCTAAACAGTTAGGCTTCCACAAAGAATTTCGACCAGATGAAGTGGCATTAACTGTTATGGAAGTGGTTAATTTATCCAAGGAAAAGATCAATGATCGTTTTAATTTGGAAGATAACCAAGGCTGTACCATAGAGGTCTTTGGGGATTCAACAAAAGGTAACCTCGGAACAGCTTTTATTTACACCAATAAAGAAAGTATTAACATTGGAGTAGGTACTACTCTTTCCAGTATGATTAAAGCCAAATTAAAGCCGTATGAGCTGCTTGATTACTTGAAAACACACCCAATGGTAAAACCATTAATTGCGGGTGGAGAATCCGCAGAGTATCTTGCCCATCTCATTCCAGAAGGCGGATATCGTTCGGTTCCTAAGGTGGCTGGAAATGGAGTAGTTGTGATCGGTGATGCTGCTCAGCTTGTTAATGCCATCCACCGTGAAGGTTCGAATATGGCCATGCATTCAGGCATGTTAGCGGCTGAAACGGTAATAGAAGCGAAACATCGAGGCGACTATTCAGAGTCCAGCTTAAACCTCTATCGTGAGAAGTTATATGATAGCTTTATCATAAAAGATTTAGAGAAATATAAAGATGCTGCACATACATTTGAAAAGTATCCACAATACTTCAATGAATATGTTCCAATGATGAATAAAGCCATGAGCAAATTCTTTACGGTAGATGGAACACCAAAACGTGAAAAGCAAAAACAGATTATGAAGAGTGTCACTTCTGAAAGAGGAACGATTCGAGTATTGCAAGATATTTATCGTGCTTGGAAGGCGGTGAAATAA
- a CDS encoding electron transfer flavoprotein subunit alpha/FixB family protein: MNLDDYRGVWVFIEQNEGKIEGVSLELLGAGRKLADKLQVPLAGFLLGSEIKPLANQVIAYGADEVYVIDHPVMKDYRTESYMRGVMLLAQKYMPEIILYGATPNGKDLASAVATDLSTGLTADTTMLDVDTDNRLLEASRPAFGGNIMATILCKKHRPQMATVRPKVMKALEPDADRLGKVIEEKISLQEEDMRTKVLQIVNDVTKKANLAEAHVIVCGGKGMGDFQNFQLIHELAETIGASVGGTRDVVEAGWLPHEQQVGQTGETVTPKIYFAIGISGAIQHVVGMKNSEFIIAINKDPNAPIFDVATYGIVGDAMEVLPKLIEQFKQLRSEKGGVVSYA, from the coding sequence ATGAATCTAGACGATTATCGTGGAGTCTGGGTCTTTATAGAACAAAACGAAGGTAAAATAGAAGGCGTTTCACTTGAATTGCTTGGAGCCGGCAGAAAGCTGGCAGATAAACTGCAAGTTCCCTTAGCAGGATTCTTATTAGGAAGTGAAATTAAACCATTAGCAAATCAGGTAATAGCCTATGGTGCTGATGAGGTGTATGTCATCGATCATCCGGTAATGAAAGATTATCGGACTGAATCTTATATGAGGGGTGTTATGCTGCTGGCTCAAAAATATATGCCAGAGATTATCCTTTACGGAGCAACACCAAATGGAAAGGATTTAGCGAGTGCGGTAGCAACCGATTTATCTACGGGCTTAACAGCGGATACTACGATGTTGGATGTGGATACCGATAATAGATTGCTAGAAGCAAGCAGACCAGCATTTGGTGGAAATATTATGGCCACCATCCTATGTAAAAAGCATCGACCACAAATGGCCACTGTTCGACCGAAAGTAATGAAGGCATTAGAGCCAGATGCAGACCGTCTTGGTAAAGTCATTGAAGAAAAAATTTCACTGCAAGAAGAAGATATGCGGACAAAAGTACTCCAAATTGTGAATGACGTAACAAAAAAAGCTAATTTAGCAGAGGCACATGTCATAGTATGTGGTGGAAAAGGCATGGGAGATTTTCAAAATTTCCAGCTGATCCACGAGTTAGCAGAAACAATAGGTGCAAGTGTGGGCGGTACTCGTGATGTTGTAGAAGCTGGATGGCTACCGCATGAACAGCAAGTTGGGCAAACGGGAGAAACGGTGACTCCGAAGATTTATTTTGCTATTGGTATTTCAGGAGCAATTCAACATGTAGTTGGTATGAAAAACTCCGAGTTCATCATTGCTATCAACAAAGATCCAAATGCACCCATTTTTGATGTTGCAACATATGGAATTGTTGGAGATGCAATGGAAGTTCTACCTAAACTAATCGAGCAATTTAAGCAGCTCAGATCAGAAAAAGGCGGTGTTGTAAGCTATGCCTGA
- a CDS encoding electron transfer flavoprotein subunit beta/FixA family protein, with amino-acid sequence MHIVVCVKQVPDTKIIKINPKTNTLDRRSAPAILNPYDAHAVQEAVKIKEKTGGTISVLSMGPPQATAVIKKSIEIGADRGYLISDRAFAGADTLATSYALSKALERIGKDLPVDLVICGKHAIDGDTGQVGPGIARRMDIPPVTNVIEVTEVNQAEKTILIKRKLTNGYELIQSELPCLLTVEKEINAIDYSPMPNMISAARYEPIIWAVSDLENVERSQLGLKGSPTIVGKMFTPPRPEGGKKLEGTADEQVKQLMELLSEKKDLLTIQSSK; translated from the coding sequence ATGCACATTGTCGTATGTGTCAAACAAGTACCTGATACAAAAATCATTAAAATCAATCCTAAAACAAACACACTCGACCGCCGAAGTGCTCCAGCTATTTTGAATCCTTACGATGCACATGCGGTTCAAGAGGCTGTGAAAATTAAGGAAAAAACGGGAGGTACCATATCGGTATTGTCTATGGGACCACCGCAGGCAACGGCTGTTATTAAAAAGAGTATAGAAATAGGTGCAGATAGAGGCTATTTGATTTCTGACCGTGCTTTTGCGGGTGCAGATACACTTGCAACAAGTTATGCCTTATCTAAAGCGTTGGAAAGAATCGGTAAGGATCTCCCAGTAGATTTAGTAATTTGTGGGAAACACGCTATCGACGGAGACACAGGACAGGTTGGACCAGGAATCGCAAGAAGGATGGATATTCCACCAGTCACGAATGTAATTGAAGTTACGGAAGTCAATCAAGCGGAGAAAACCATTTTAATCAAACGAAAATTAACCAACGGATATGAACTCATTCAGTCTGAGCTACCTTGCTTATTAACAGTTGAAAAAGAAATAAATGCAATCGACTATTCTCCAATGCCGAACATGATTAGTGCAGCTAGATATGAACCTATTATCTGGGCAGTAAGTGATCTAGAGAATGTTGAACGTTCTCAATTAGGACTTAAGGGTTCACCGACCATTGTAGGTAAGATGTTTACACCTCCACGACCAGAGGGTGGTAAAAAACTTGAGGGTACTGCTGATGAGCAAGTGAAGCAGCTCATGGAATTGTTATCAGAGAAAAAAGACCTGTTAACAATCCAGTCATCAAAATAA
- a CDS encoding ZIP family metal transporter, producing MNEVIFGSVLSALSTGVGALLILFIHHSITHRWKDVLLAFSAGIMMAASTIGLIPEALKYGGYISLFVGVWLGVGVLTLLEKNIPHIDLQHSKKGIHFDEKALLIIAAITLHNIPEGLSVGVSYASAEGDTGNLIALAIGFQNAPEGLLVALFLINQQISKWKAFIIATLTGAIEIVTSLLGYFLTSFVQGLVPYGLSFAAGAMLYIIYKELIPESHGDGNERVSTYAFIMGLLIMVLIINIF from the coding sequence ATGAATGAGGTAATCTTCGGGAGTGTACTCTCTGCTTTATCAACAGGAGTTGGAGCGTTACTGATCTTATTTATTCATCATTCTATTACACATCGATGGAAGGACGTATTGTTAGCCTTTAGTGCAGGCATTATGATGGCAGCTTCTACTATTGGTTTGATTCCGGAGGCCCTCAAATATGGAGGATATATATCACTTTTTGTCGGTGTTTGGTTAGGGGTAGGTGTACTAACTCTCTTGGAAAAAAATATTCCCCATATTGACTTACAACATAGTAAAAAGGGAATTCATTTCGATGAAAAAGCTTTGTTAATTATCGCTGCCATTACTTTACATAATATCCCTGAGGGTCTATCTGTTGGTGTTAGCTATGCATCTGCAGAAGGAGATACTGGAAATTTAATCGCATTAGCAATTGGTTTTCAAAATGCTCCGGAAGGCCTTCTTGTCGCTCTCTTTTTAATTAACCAGCAAATTAGTAAATGGAAGGCCTTCATCATAGCGACCTTAACAGGTGCCATTGAGATTGTAACTTCATTATTAGGGTATTTTTTAACTTCATTTGTTCAAGGCCTAGTTCCATACGGCCTATCTTTTGCGGCAGGTGCGATGTTATATATCATTTATAAAGAATTAATTCCCGAAAGCCATGGAGACGGAAATGAGCGAGTATCAACCTATGCGTTTATAATGGGGCTTTTAATTATGGTGTTAATCATTAATATTTTTTAA
- a CDS encoding aspartyl-phosphate phosphatase Spo0E family protein, with protein MYKDSINQNDMIEQIRAKRELMINCANTLGYTSEETIKYSQELDELINDYHRVMGQASRPNEEVKIAFKQMIMIWPKVLI; from the coding sequence TTGTACAAGGATAGTATTAATCAAAATGATATGATTGAACAGATAAGGGCCAAAAGGGAATTAATGATAAATTGTGCAAACACGTTGGGCTATACAAGTGAGGAAACAATTAAATACAGCCAGGAGCTAGATGAATTAATTAATGATTACCATAGGGTAATGGGACAAGCTTCCAGGCCAAATGAAGAAGTTAAAATTGCTTTTAAACAAATGATTATGATTTGGCCTAAAGTATTAATCTAA
- a CDS encoding cupin domain-containing protein — protein MAYITFQKKEEQIHEQEAVASFLEGQEVIYENWDISKLPATLVEKYLLSDEEKEEILNTFAAEIEDISERRGYKAQDVISLSENTPNLDVLLTNFKNEHHHTDDEVRFIVSGHGVFVIQGKDGEFFEVHLNPGDLISVPENTRHYFTLEEDRKVVAVRIFVTTEGWVPIYEKEEVNL, from the coding sequence ATGGCATATATTACATTTCAAAAGAAAGAAGAACAAATTCACGAGCAGGAGGCAGTTGCAAGCTTCCTAGAAGGTCAGGAAGTTATTTATGAAAACTGGGATATTAGCAAACTCCCAGCAACGTTAGTAGAAAAATACCTTTTAAGCGATGAAGAAAAAGAGGAAATATTAAATACATTCGCTGCAGAGATTGAAGATATTTCTGAGAGACGTGGGTATAAAGCACAAGATGTGATCTCATTATCCGAAAACACACCAAATCTTGACGTATTACTTACTAATTTTAAAAACGAGCACCATCATACAGATGATGAAGTTCGTTTTATTGTAAGTGGTCACGGGGTATTTGTTATTCAAGGTAAAGATGGAGAGTTTTTTGAAGTTCATTTAAATCCTGGTGATTTGATCTCTGTACCAGAAAATACAAGACATTATTTTACCCTTGAAGAAGACAGAAAGGTTGTTGCAGTAAGAATTTTTGTTACAACCGAAGGCTGGGTTCCTATTTACGAAAAAGAAGAAGTAAACCTATAA
- a CDS encoding methylthioribulose 1-phosphate dehydratase has product MLKERWVELADIKDELAERDWFMGTSGNLAIKVSDHPLQFLVTASGKDKRKRTSEDFLLVDEFGRPVEETHLKPSAETLLHVEIYRKTNAGCSLHVHTIDNNVISEVYGDHGEVTFKGQELIKAFDKWEEDAVLKIPIIRNYAHIPTLANKFSENVSEDSGAVLIRNHGITVWGRNAFEAKKILEASEFLFRYQLRLLEHKPYQLFKVV; this is encoded by the coding sequence ATGTTAAAGGAAAGATGGGTAGAATTAGCCGATATTAAGGATGAATTGGCAGAGAGAGATTGGTTTATGGGAACAAGTGGAAACCTTGCCATTAAAGTGAGTGATCATCCGCTTCAATTTTTGGTGACAGCCAGCGGAAAAGATAAACGTAAGCGGACTTCAGAAGATTTTTTATTAGTGGATGAATTTGGCCGTCCGGTAGAAGAGACTCATTTAAAACCGTCAGCAGAGACACTTCTTCATGTGGAGATTTATCGCAAGACAAATGCTGGTTGTAGTCTTCATGTTCATACCATTGATAATAATGTGATTTCAGAGGTGTATGGTGATCATGGAGAAGTTACGTTTAAGGGTCAAGAGTTAATTAAGGCTTTTGATAAGTGGGAAGAGGATGCTGTTTTAAAGATACCTATTATAAGAAATTATGCACATATTCCTACACTTGCAAATAAATTTTCAGAAAATGTTTCCGAAGACAGCGGTGCTGTACTAATTCGAAACCATGGAATCACAGTGTGGGGACGAAATGCATTTGAGGCAAAAAAAATCCTAGAAGCATCAGAATTTCTATTCCGCTACCAACTGCGGTTACTAGAACATAAACCATACCAATTATTTAAGGTAGTTTAA
- a CDS encoding 2-hydroxy-3-keto-5-methylthiopentenyl-1-phosphate phosphatase yields MTKPVIYCDFDGTITESDNIIAIMKQFAPPEWVEIKDLILSRQISVNEGVGKLFSLLPSNKKKEITEFAIENAKIRPGFKEFVGYVREKGIPLYIVSGGIDFFVHPILAEYAPFDGVYCNHSDFSEETINILWPHECDSSCNNDCGCCKPSIMRKLNNSTESFKIVIGDSVTDLEAAKHADFVLARDLLQEKCVEWGINHQGFHTFFDCIEEINKRIEVGELTC; encoded by the coding sequence ATGACAAAGCCGGTTATTTATTGTGATTTTGATGGAACCATTACAGAAAGTGATAACATCATTGCTATAATGAAACAATTTGCTCCCCCTGAATGGGTGGAAATCAAGGATTTAATTCTTTCTCGTCAGATTTCAGTGAATGAGGGTGTGGGGAAATTATTTTCCTTATTGCCTAGTAATAAGAAGAAAGAAATAACTGAATTTGCAATTGAAAATGCAAAAATCCGACCAGGCTTTAAGGAGTTTGTAGGGTATGTTCGTGAAAAGGGAATTCCCCTCTATATTGTTAGTGGCGGTATAGATTTTTTTGTCCATCCGATTTTAGCAGAATACGCTCCTTTTGATGGAGTGTATTGTAATCATTCTGACTTTTCCGAAGAAACAATTAATATACTTTGGCCACATGAATGCGATTCCTCTTGTAACAATGATTGTGGTTGCTGTAAGCCTAGTATTATGCGTAAACTGAACAATTCAACGGAGAGTTTTAAAATCGTAATAGGCGACTCTGTGACCGACCTAGAGGCTGCTAAACATGCTGACTTTGTGTTAGCAAGGGATTTACTTCAGGAAAAATGTGTGGAATGGGGTATTAACCATCAAGGGTTTCATACTTTCTTTGATTGTATCGAGGAAATAAATAAAAGAATTGAGGTGGGTGAGCTAACATGTTAA
- the mtnW gene encoding 2,3-diketo-5-methylthiopentyl-1-phosphate enolase yields MSEIIATYLVHDEKNPEKKAEEIALGLTVGSWTNLPELEQNQLRKHKGRVVSIEGKDSERDGLAIIRIAYPTINFSTDLPAILTTVFGKLSLDGKIKLLDLQFDDHLKSHFPGPRFGIDGIREKINVYDRPLVMSIFKGVLGKDIHFLVEQLKQQALGGVDLVKDDEILFENELTPFEKRITAGKQVLNEVLEETGHRTLYAVNLTGRTSQLKEKAKKAAELGADLLLFNVFSYGLDVLQELREDNEIGLPLMAHPAVSGALTSSSQYGFSHSLLLGKLLRYAGADLSLFPSPYGTVALEKTSALSIAAELTKEDVYKKAFPVPSAGIHPGLVSLLIRDFGIDSVINAGGGVHGHPNGARGGGLAFRQAVDAILQGNTLSVGAEQYPELNKALQLWGNAEVTV; encoded by the coding sequence ATGTCTGAAATAATTGCTACATATCTTGTACATGATGAAAAAAATCCGGAGAAAAAAGCAGAGGAAATTGCTCTTGGATTAACTGTTGGTTCTTGGACAAATCTTCCTGAGCTTGAGCAGAACCAATTACGTAAGCATAAGGGCCGAGTCGTTTCCATCGAAGGGAAAGACTCGGAAAGAGACGGTCTAGCAATAATTCGGATTGCCTATCCAACCATTAATTTCTCTACTGACTTGCCAGCAATCTTAACCACTGTTTTCGGAAAACTGTCCTTGGATGGAAAAATAAAATTACTAGATTTGCAGTTTGATGATCACTTAAAGAGTCATTTTCCTGGACCAAGATTCGGTATCGATGGAATTCGAGAAAAAATAAACGTATATGATAGACCATTAGTGATGAGCATCTTTAAAGGCGTACTTGGTAAGGACATACACTTTTTGGTAGAACAGTTAAAGCAGCAAGCTCTTGGTGGTGTTGATTTAGTCAAAGATGATGAGATTCTTTTTGAAAATGAATTAACACCTTTTGAAAAAAGAATTACCGCGGGAAAACAAGTCTTAAATGAAGTTTTAGAAGAGACTGGTCATAGAACGCTGTACGCAGTAAACCTGACTGGGAGAACCTCACAACTTAAGGAAAAAGCAAAAAAAGCAGCTGAGCTGGGAGCAGATTTACTATTATTTAATGTCTTCTCCTATGGATTAGATGTCCTGCAAGAATTAAGAGAGGACAATGAAATTGGTTTGCCTTTAATGGCACATCCAGCAGTAAGCGGGGCATTAACTTCTTCATCCCAATATGGCTTTTCCCATTCTTTGCTCCTTGGAAAGCTTTTACGTTATGCAGGTGCTGATTTATCACTGTTCCCATCTCCATATGGAACGGTGGCATTAGAAAAAACATCTGCACTCTCGATTGCAGCTGAACTGACGAAAGAGGATGTTTATAAAAAAGCTTTTCCAGTGCCATCAGCGGGAATACATCCAGGGTTGGTATCCTTGTTAATTCGTGACTTTGGAATTGACTCCGTAATCAATGCAGGTGGTGGCGTTCATGGGCATCCAAACGGTGCTCGTGGAGGTGGCCTTGCCTTCCGACAAGCAGTGGATGCCATTCTTCAGGGAAACACACTCTCAGTAGGAGCGGAGCAGTACCCTGAACTTAATAAGGCACTTCAGCTTTGGGGAAATGCCGAGGTGACGGTCTAA